A single region of the Chloroflexota bacterium genome encodes:
- the prmA gene encoding 50S ribosomal protein L11 methyltransferase, whose amino-acid sequence MSSADPVAAVGGAPAGGSDGGAADDDGGTAPDDDGGAANDDEGTSADGTWLELSVAADVEAVEAVSEILGRVASGGTSVEPAFILSDEGLGAFVDASRPATVRAYLPARDRTAARTAIHDTRIALGHLQAFGIRPIGDLDVRVVHEADWAEAWKAHFPVLRVGRRLVIRPTWRRHARRPDDVVLALDPGMAFGTGLHPTTRLCLAALEVVADRAAPALGRVLDVGTGSGILAIAAGLLGADAIVGVDPDPIAVDAARANIGRNGLARRTRIRAGSVPTGEPPFDIVLANLIASLLVTLAPDLSAELAPDGTLIASGIFIDREGDVRAAFEAAGLTVLDRLAEGEWVALVATRNGTRL is encoded by the coding sequence ATGTCCTCGGCTGATCCCGTCGCCGCGGTCGGCGGCGCACCGGCCGGCGGCTCCGACGGCGGCGCGGCGGACGACGACGGCGGGACCGCACCCGACGACGACGGCGGCGCGGCGAACGACGACGAAGGGACCTCAGCGGACGGCACCTGGCTCGAGCTGTCGGTGGCCGCGGACGTCGAGGCGGTGGAGGCGGTGAGCGAGATCCTCGGCCGCGTCGCCTCCGGCGGGACGAGCGTCGAGCCCGCGTTCATCCTCAGCGACGAGGGGCTCGGCGCGTTCGTGGACGCCTCGCGACCGGCGACCGTCCGGGCGTACCTCCCCGCGCGCGACCGAACGGCGGCGCGGACCGCCATCCACGACACCCGGATCGCGCTCGGCCACCTTCAGGCGTTCGGGATCCGGCCGATCGGCGACCTCGACGTCCGGGTCGTGCACGAGGCGGACTGGGCGGAGGCGTGGAAGGCGCATTTCCCGGTCCTGCGCGTCGGTCGCCGGCTCGTCATCCGGCCGACCTGGCGTCGGCATGCGCGGCGACCGGACGACGTGGTGCTCGCTCTCGACCCGGGGATGGCCTTCGGGACGGGCCTCCATCCAACGACCCGGCTCTGCCTCGCGGCGCTCGAGGTGGTCGCCGACCGCGCCGCCCCCGCGCTCGGTCGCGTCCTCGACGTCGGGACCGGCTCCGGGATCCTCGCGATCGCCGCCGGCCTGCTCGGTGCGGACGCGATCGTCGGCGTGGATCCCGATCCGATCGCCGTCGACGCGGCGAGGGCGAACATCGGCCGCAACGGTCTCGCGCGACGGACGCGGATCCGGGCCGGCTCCGTTCCGACCGGCGAGCCGCCGTTCGACATCGTCCTCGCCAACCTCATCGCGTCGCTCCTCGTCACCCTCGCACCGGACCTGAGCGCCGAGCTGGCGCCCGACGGCACGCTCATCGCGTCGGGCATCTTCATCGACCGCGAGGGCGATGTCCGGGCGGCGTTCGAGGCCGCCGGGCTCACGGTGCTCGACCGCCTCGCCGAGGGGGAGTGGGTGGCGCTCGTCGCGACTCGTAACGGGACGCGACTATGA
- a CDS encoding histidine triad nucleotide-binding protein, which yields MTTDCLFCGIARGDVPATQVHADDVIVAFRDIAPRAPTHILLIPREHIASAADLTEAHGPLLGRLFAMAAEVARREGIADGGYRIVSNVGRWGGQTVDHLHIHLMGGRPFTWPPG from the coding sequence ATGACGACCGACTGCCTCTTCTGCGGCATCGCCCGCGGCGACGTCCCCGCCACCCAGGTCCACGCCGACGATGTCATCGTCGCCTTCCGCGATATCGCGCCGCGCGCGCCCACCCACATCCTCCTCATCCCGCGCGAGCACATCGCGTCGGCGGCGGACCTGACGGAGGCGCACGGACCGCTCCTCGGGCGACTGTTCGCGATGGCGGCGGAGGTCGCCCGGCGGGAGGGGATCGCCGACGGCGGATACCGGATCGTCTCGAACGTCGGGCGGTGGGGCGGCCAGACCGTCGATCATCTGCACATCCATCTCATGGGCGGACGACCGTTCACCTGGCCGCCCGGGTGA